In Gopherus flavomarginatus isolate rGopFla2 chromosome 1, rGopFla2.mat.asm, whole genome shotgun sequence, a single genomic region encodes these proteins:
- the HYAL4 gene encoding hyaluronidase-4: MRILFESGILLHIIQLVQLTVWLQITFIWSSTFAMKPAQPLVFQRKPFIAAWNAPTDQCSLKYNITLNLKMFHVIGSPLARARGQNVTIFYVNRLGYYPWYTSQEIPVNGGLPQNFSLQTHLEKAGQDIQYYIPAEDFKGLAVIDWEYWRPQWVRNWNTKDIYRQKSRKLISEMQGNISANDIENLAKLSFEESAKAFMKETIELGIKSRPLGLWGYYLYPDCHNYNFHDQDYTGSCPESEVLRNNELSWLWDSSAALYPSIGIKKTLGNSENILRFSQFRVTESMRISSMTSHDYALPVFVYTRLSYRDDPLLFLSKQDLISTIGESAALGASGIVIWGDMNLTSSEGNCTKVKQFVATELGIYIINVTKAAEVCSKHLCQNNGRCIRRKRKALDYLHLNPKTFKIEASEDQEFTVRGEASSTDLEVMSQKFICHCYQGYEGADCRKVQTSDKQPGSSADFLLPRTLVMKSLLSLSFYFLSLNL; this comes from the exons ATGAGAATACTGTTTGAAAGTGGGATACTATTACATATTATCCAATTGGTTCAGCTCACGGTGTGGCTACAGATTACATTTATTTGGAGTTCCACATTTGCAATGAAACCAGCCCAACCACTAGTTTTCCAGAGAAAACCTTTTATAGCTGCCTGGAATGCACCCACAGATCAGTGCTCACTGAAATATAACATAACTCTGAACCTGAAAATGTTCCATGTGATTGGAAGCCCACTGGCCAGAGCAAGAGGGCAGAATGTGACTATATTTTATGTGAATAGACTGGGATACTACCCATGGTACACATCGCAGGAAATCCCTGTAAATGGTGGCCTACCTCAAAACTTCAGCTTGCAAACTCACCTGGAAAAAGCTGGCCAAGACATTCAATATTACATTCCTGCTGAGGACTTTAAAGGATTAGCTGTCATAGACTGGGAATACTGGAGGCCTCAGTGGGTACGCAACTGGAACACAAAAGACATTTACAGGCAAAAGTCCCGGAAGCTCATTTCTGAAATGCAAGGCAATATTTCAGCAAATGACATCGAAAATTTGGCCAAACTCTCCTTTGAAGAAAGTGCAAAGGCTTTCATGAAGGAGACAATTGAGCTAGGGATTAAAAGCAGACCTCTGGGGCTCTGGGGATACTATTTATACCCCGATTGCCATAATTATAATTTTCATGACCAGGACTACACTGGTTCCTGCCCAGAGAGTGAAGTTTTGAGGAATAATGAACTTTCCTGGCTCTGGGATAGCAGTGCAGCTCTGTATCCTTCCATTGGCATCAAGAAAACCCTTGGAAACAGTGAAAACATATTACGTTTCTCACAATTTAGAGTGACTGAGTCCATGAGGATCTCCTCCATGACATCTCATGATTATGCTCTGCCTGTGTTTGTCTATACTAGACTAAGTTACCGAGATGATCCTTTATTATTTCTTTCTAAG CAAGATCTTATTAGCACTATTGGAGAGAGTGCTGCCTTGGGAGCTTCAGGAATTGTTATTTGGGGAGATATGAATTTAACGTCATCAGAG GGCAACTGTACAAAGGTGAAACAATTTGTTGCTACTGAATTAGGGATCTACATCATCAATGTGACCAAAGCAGCAGAGGTGTGCAGCAAGCATCTTTGTCAGAATAACGGGCGATGTATACGAAGAAAACGGAAAGCCCTGGATTACCTTCATTTGAATCCTAAAACCTTCAAAATAGAAGCTTCAGAGGACCAAGAATTTACAGTGAGAGGAGAAGCATCAAGTACTGACCTGGAAGTAATGTCACAGAAATTCATCTGTCACTGTTATCAGGGATATGAAGGAGCTGATTGCCGGAAAGTTCAGACTTCAGATAAGCAACCTGGAAGTTCTGCAGATTTCCTCTTACCCAGAACATTAGTAATGAAAAGTCTGCTCTCTTTGTCTTTCTATTTTCTGAGTCTTAACTTGTGA